The window ATTTGTTTCCTCGGCTTGCGGCGGCGGCGGTTCATGCGGCCAGTGCAGGGTGAAGATAGTGGAGGGCATAGGCGATATCCTGCCCACAGAGAAGACCCACATCAACCGCAGACAGGAGAAGGAGGGCTTCAGACTCTCATGCCAGACGGCTGTGAAAAACGATATTACCATCGAGCTTCCGCCGGAGGTTTTTGCGGCGAAAAGGCTTGAGTGCGAGGTTGTTTCAAACGACAACGTTGCAACCTTCATAAAGGAGTTCGTGCTGAAAGTCCCCGAAAAGGTGGATTTCAGGGCGGGCGGCTACATTCAGGTGGTTGTGCCCCCCTATGAGGCGAATTTCTCGGATTTCGATGTTGAAGAGCAGTACAGAAGCGACTGGGAGAAGTTCGGCTTCTTCAAGCTGAAAGCGGGCACAAAAGAGGAGATTCAGAGAGCATACAGCATGGCAAGCTACCCTGCGGAAGAGGGGCTTATAAAGCTGAACGTGCGTATCGCAACGCCTCCGTTCGGAAAAGAAGTGCCCCCCGGCATAGGCTCATCTTATGTCTGGAGCAGAAAACCCGGCGATATGGTCACCATAGCGGGACCTTTCGGCGAGTTCTACGGCCGCAACACTGGCAAAGAGATGCTCTTTCTCGGAGGCGGTGCGGGGATGGCTCCCCTGCGGTCGATAATATTCGATCAGCTATGCACCCTGAACACAGAGAGAAAGATAAGCTTCTGGTACGGCGGCAGAAGCCTGAAAGAACTGTTCTATACGGAGGATTTCAGGGAACTGGAAAAGAAGTATCCCAATTTCACATACAATATAGCTCTGTCCGATCCTCTGCCGGAGGACAACTGGACCGGATATAAAGGATTCATACACAACGTGGCTCTGGAGAACTATCTCAAAAACCATGAGGCTCCCGAAGAGATAGAATATTACCTCTGCGGCCCCCCTGTGATGATATCTTCCGTTCTCAGAATGCTGGACAGCCTTGGGGTTGAGCCGGACAACATATTCTTTGATGATTTCGGAAGCTGATATGAAACAGTTTTTCGTTGTGTTTGGCGGAGTGTTCGTTGCTGTGGCGTTTTTTTCGCTGGTGCTTTTCATGCGGCGGAAAAAAAGCTCGTGCAGATGCGGGCAGGGACACTGCCAGACAGGCACCAAATGCGACTCGGATACGGATAAATAAAGGGAGCTTCGACTCCCTTTTATGTGTTAATATTTCACATATGCGTAAATATCTTATGTTGCGAAATACAGTAAATGTGAGATATGATTGTGAATATGACAAAACATCACCATGATTCGCTTCTTCTGCGGGTTTCTGGCAGAGCACCCTTCGATAAGGTTCTCTGGGCTTCGGACGGTGTCCGCAGAATGATGTATCACAATCCTGTTGGCAAGACCGTTTCCGAGGTTTTCGGCGGTTATGTTTATGCCGAATGCGGAGAATCACGCACGGGTCAGCTTGTCAAAATCGATAACAGTCATTACATTCTCACCTTTACAGATATAGGTTTCGATTCATGCCTCCTTGCCGCTTTGTATCCTGTCTCAGGTTCCGTTGCGGTGAGACAGGAAGACTCGGTCTCGCAGCTGGACGAAGAGGTGCGCAAGAAAACTCTGGCGCTTAACCAGGCCGTCAGCGACCTTGAACTCCACAGAAAAAAACTCAGCCAGACAAACCAGATATCAGGAGCCGGAAACTTTGAGTACTTAAGCGACCAGAAATGTCTGGTGCTGACTCCTGATGCATGTAGGGTGCTCGGCGTTGAGGACAAGAACTGCGTTATCAGCATTGACGACATCTGCGGCAAGATGAAGGAGAACAAATTCCGTCAGCTCTGCGAAACCATCGCCGGAGTCACAGAGAACACAAAACTTGAGACGGAGATAACCTTTACCGACGACCACGGAACGGACAGGCATCTGCGGGTGGTTATGAAAAAACTGTCCCCCACAACCTGTGTTCTGGACGGCGTTTTTCACGACATTACATTCAGAAAGAATGCGGAAAAGGAACTGCGCAGGCAGGAATCATTCTACCGCACGCTATACAATAAAGCCAACATCGGCATTTTTACAATGGATGCGGAGGGGAATATCCTCGACTGCAACGAACACTGTCTGACGCTTTCCGGTTATACAGCAGAAGAGCTGAAAAACAGAAAAGCATCGGAAATACTCATCCTGCCGGAAGACAGGGAGCGTATTTCCGCTGTTTTCTATAACCTGCTGGACACTATTGAAAAATCAGGTTCGGTGGATTTCAGGATACGCACCAAACAGGGAAGCATCATCGATGTCCTCATGAGCTTCGAGGCCATAACAGGCGAAGGCGGAGAGGTGAGGATATTCTGCTTCATAAGCGACATCACTCACTATAAGCAGGTTCAGCAGAAGAACATAGAGCAGGAGCGCATGCTCCTTCAGCAGTCCAAAATGGCCACCATGGGCGAAATGGTGGGCATCATAGCCCATCAGTGGGTTCAGCCTCTCAACGCAATCTCCATGATAGCCCAGATGCTTCAGGAGCTTCTGGAGGTTGACGCTGAATCGGAGAAACTGGTGCGCAAGACAGTGGCCAGCATAAACGAACAGATAGAATTTATGACCGCTACCATAAACGATTTCAGGGATTTCCTGAAACCCTCCTGCAGGGCGGGCAATTTCAGTATTTTAAGAGCTGTTAACG of the Seleniivibrio woodruffii genome contains:
- the nqrF gene encoding NADH:ubiquinone reductase (Na(+)-transporting) subunit F, which encodes MTLLIMGVIVFTAVILLLVGVIINARRMLVSAGTVTININHKKDFSVSTGGKLISALADNGIFVSSACGGGGSCGQCRVKIVEGIGDILPTEKTHINRRQEKEGFRLSCQTAVKNDITIELPPEVFAAKRLECEVVSNDNVATFIKEFVLKVPEKVDFRAGGYIQVVVPPYEANFSDFDVEEQYRSDWEKFGFFKLKAGTKEEIQRAYSMASYPAEEGLIKLNVRIATPPFGKEVPPGIGSSYVWSRKPGDMVTIAGPFGEFYGRNTGKEMLFLGGGAGMAPLRSIIFDQLCTLNTERKISFWYGGRSLKELFYTEDFRELEKKYPNFTYNIALSDPLPEDNWTGYKGFIHNVALENYLKNHEAPEEIEYYLCGPPVMISSVLRMLDSLGVEPDNIFFDDFGS
- a CDS encoding PAS domain-containing sensor histidine kinase, with the translated sequence MTKHHHDSLLLRVSGRAPFDKVLWASDGVRRMMYHNPVGKTVSEVFGGYVYAECGESRTGQLVKIDNSHYILTFTDIGFDSCLLAALYPVSGSVAVRQEDSVSQLDEEVRKKTLALNQAVSDLELHRKKLSQTNQISGAGNFEYLSDQKCLVLTPDACRVLGVEDKNCVISIDDICGKMKENKFRQLCETIAGVTENTKLETEITFTDDHGTDRHLRVVMKKLSPTTCVLDGVFHDITFRKNAEKELRRQESFYRTLYNKANIGIFTMDAEGNILDCNEHCLTLSGYTAEELKNRKASEILILPEDRERISAVFYNLLDTIEKSGSVDFRIRTKQGSIIDVLMSFEAITGEGGEVRIFCFISDITHYKQVQQKNIEQERMLLQQSKMATMGEMVGIIAHQWVQPLNAISMIAQMLQELLEVDAESEKLVRKTVASINEQIEFMTATINDFRDFLKPSCRAGNFSILRAVNDVLQLFRPQLKYHKIKCGLYPEDETLKEVLVFGYENEFKNVVLNLLTNARDAIEANNSDDGEIDIVIGRRNDRVLLSVIDNGGGISSDMVGKIFSAYASTKGEKGTGLGLYMSKLIITERMKGTIFAENTGFGAKITISLGIVQA